The following is a genomic window from Chryseobacterium ginsenosidimutans.
GAACTGGGAATAAAAGTGGTTTATTATATTTCTCCCCAACTTTGGGCTTGGAAAGAGGGTAGAGTAAAAATCATCAAAAAATATGTTGATGAAATGATGGTGATCCTTCCGTTCGAGGAAGATTTTTATAAAAAACATGGTGTTCATTCACATTTTGTAGGACATCCGTTGTTGGATGCTATTTCGACGCTTCAGGATATTGATATTGATGATTTTAAAACAGAAAACGGTTTAAACGAAAAAGAAATCATTGCATTGTTGCCTGGTTCCAGAAAACAGGAAGTGGAAAAGATGCTGGAAATAATGATTTCCGTGAGACCTTATTTTAAAGAATATCAATTCGTTATTGCCGGAGCACCAAGTCTCCCGAAAGAGTTTTACCAAAGCTATGTGGATGAAAATGTGCACTTTGTTTCCAATAAAACCTATGATTTGCTGAGGTGTTCAAAGGCAGCTTTGGTAACCTCAGGAACAGCAACTTTGGAAACGGCTTTATTGAACATTCCCGAAGTTGTTTGCTACCGTGGAAGTAAAATTTCTTACGCTATTGCGAAAAGGCTGGTTAAAAATATCAAATATATTTCTTTGGTAAACCTTATCATGGACAGAGAAGTTGTAAAAGAATTAATACAAAACGACCTGAATAC
Proteins encoded in this region:
- the lpxB gene encoding lipid-A-disaccharide synthase, whose amino-acid sequence is MKYYIIAGEASGDLHGSNLMKALKQKDPNAELRFWGGDLMTAQGGTLVKHYRDLAFMGFLEVAMNLRTILNNIKFCKEDIKNNTPDVLILVDYPGFNLRIAKFAKELGIKVVYYISPQLWAWKEGRVKIIKKYVDEMMVILPFEEDFYKKHGVHSHFVGHPLLDAISTLQDIDIDDFKTENGLNEKEIIALLPGSRKQEVEKMLEIMISVRPYFKEYQFVIAGAPSLPKEFYQSYVDENVHFVSNKTYDLLRCSKAALVTSGTATLETALLNIPEVVCYRGSKISYAIAKRLVKNIKYISLVNLIMDREVVKELIQNDLNTKNLVEELKKVLEGKKRSQVLKDYELLREKLGGKGASDNAAEVILKV